In Nerophis ophidion isolate RoL-2023_Sa linkage group LG02, RoL_Noph_v1.0, whole genome shotgun sequence, one DNA window encodes the following:
- the LOC133535434 gene encoding LOW QUALITY PROTEIN: vimentin (The sequence of the model RefSeq protein was modified relative to this genomic sequence to represent the inferred CDS: inserted 3 bases in 2 codons; substituted 4 bases at 4 genomic stop codons): protein MASLLTDITRRACRSASVGVVVVQSLSQSRAPRSSWDRICETAIKLQDXDNAAQPKAGLEKHTEQLVAEMQFLKKLHDEXVADLLKQRTPKITVELNKVCPKLVANLPNTRTEIEXNIQEDXKWYKSKFDTLKQDTGKHEDQKTITTLHRQLTHIXSSIDTLWARIVGLELHLXDIEVFHMENTGILKDVIVLLGTQFCETKLEMTKCFKDFQALLHTKLKLQLEITTFRKLLEGKEVRLGVTQDV, encoded by the exons ATGgccagtttactgacagatataa CCAGGAGAGCTTGCAGGTCAGCGTCTGTGGGGGTGGTAGTGGTACAGAGCCTGTCTCAGTCCCGAGCCCCTCGATCCTCCTGGGACAGGATCTGCGAGACTGCCATTAAGTTG CAGGATTAGGATAACGCTgcacagccgaaggcagggctcgAGAAGCACACTGAGCAGCTTGTAGCAGAGATGCAGTTCCTTAAAAAGCTGCATGATGAATAGGTGGCTGACCTATTGAAACAGCGGACTCCCAAGATCACTGTCGAGTTAAATAAAGTGTGTCCTAAACTCGTGGCCAACCTACCCAACACGCGGACAGAGATAG ACAACATCCAGGAGGATTAGAAGTGGTACAAGAGCAAGTTTGACACTCTTAAGCAGGACACTGGCAAACATGAGGATCAAAAGACCATTACAACCCTGCATAGGCAGCTGACACACATCTAGAGCTCGATTGACACCCTCTGGGCTCGTATAGTCGGCCTTGAGCTGCACCT GGACATAGAGGTGTTCCATATGGAGAATACGGGGATCCTGAAAGATGTCATCGTACTCTTGGGAACCCAGTTCTGCGAGACCAAACTTGAGATGACCAAGTGTTTTAAAGACTTCCAGGCACTTCTTCACACTAAACTTAAGCTCCAACTAGAGATCACCACCTTCAGGAAGCTTCTAGAAGGGAAGGAAGTGAGGCTGGGAGTTACCCAAGATGTGTGA